In the genome of Phaeodactylum tricornutum CCAP 1055/1 chromosome 18, whole genome shotgun sequence, one region contains:
- a CDS encoding predicted protein, translating into MIKRKLGAVFATAMLHSRLTTALAVQHSALADVGTDAFGGKGLFAKQDIQAGLSVLDISRADIIYGCEPHSYLADVTVRRLSPDDDNESQRGFWSIAAALVCSRLLEVPVASKLGVGPSVISYISQLPWDDCMWQLPIVWSESVLDQALIYGTEMALAEDLHATHESSADVFDTCLKAKRRVLNLKQIGTELAEVLLPILHQNGCLHSDDVIMLTCHQAVALVFSRTHQKGSAGKLALLPFFDCANHMDDSNCRLSESEGDDRLHMVAERNIKKGEELTISYGIAYALAAFCSYGFVPDPLIRGDLAGKAIQYAARKGQSLAADRSLNPGKD; encoded by the coding sequence ATGATTAAAAGGAAGCTGGGAGCTGTTTTCGCGACCGCAATGTTACACAGTCGATTGACGACAGCTTTGGCAGTCCAGCACTCTGCGTTGGCAGACGTTGGAACGGATGCCTTCGGAGGAAAGGGTCTCTTTGCCAAGCAAGACATTCAAGCCGGATTATCTGTACTGGACATTTCTCGTGCCGATATTATTTATGGATGCGAGCCGCACAGCTACTTGGCCGATGTCACTGTACGGCGCCTGAGCCCAGACGACGATAACGAATCCCAACGTGGTTTCTGGTCCATTGCGGCGGCACTGGTGTGCAGTCGTCTTCTCGAAGTCCCGGTGGCTAGCAAGCTGGGCGTCGGACCGAGTGTAATTTCCTATATATCCCAATTACCATGGGATGACTGCATGTGGCAGCTGCCTATCGTGTGGAGCGAAAGCGTGTTAGACCAAGCACTAATATATGGAACCGAAATGGCTCTGGCAGAGGACTTGCATGCCACACACGAGTCGTCTGCTGACGTGTTCGATACATGTTTGAAAGCCAAAAGGCGTGTTTTGAATCTGAAACAAATCGGGACAGAGCTTGCAGAAGTCTTGCTCCCCATTTTACATCAAAACGGTTGTCTTCATAGCGACGATGTCATCATGCTTACCTGCCACCAGGCTGTTGCTCTGGTGTTCAGCCGCACGCACCAAAAAGGATCCGCGGGAAAACTCGCGCTACTGCCTTTTTTCGATTGTGCCAATCATATGGACGACTCTAATTGCCGACTGTCGGAATCAGAGGGTGATGATCGACTACACATGGTAGCAGAACGGAACATTAAAAAAGGTGAAGAGTTGACGATCAGCTATGGGATCGCCTACGCATTGGCGGCATTCTGCTCGTACGGATTTGTGCCAGATCCACTTATCAGGGGTGATCTCGCCGGGAAAGCCATTCAGTATGCTGCACGAAAAGGACAGTCGTTGGCTGCCGATAGAAGTCTGAACCCTGGCAAGGATTGA